AATCTCAGATGAAGCCGGTGCTGCGGCAAACTGTACGTAGTTGGCTGGCAGGCACGGATCATTCATTCATTGGCCATCCGAGTAGAACATGCTTGGGTACAGCCAGAGCGGCCGAACTGATGACTGCACTGGGGTGCTTCCAAAGCCTGCGGGTTCAACGCGTGTTGGTCGTGTTGGTCTATCCTGCAAGCGATCTGGCCTGCCACACAGCCTATAGAGAAACCAAGGTCGAGCTGTACGAGCAAAGTACACGATGTCGCTCCTTCCTCCCCATAGCTCCGGGCTCATGCAAGaaagtgccgagctcttcgcttcCGCCCCTACAAAGAGTGCCCGCTCGCCCAGCTTCTCCACGGCCACCCGTGTCGCGGGCTCAGTTGACATGTCGAGGCGGTGGAACTCGCCAAAACTGAGAATGAGAAGTATATCACCACAAACCACCAGCCTTCCTACCACCGGCTTTCCTCCCACAGGCTTGGTTTTTATCTCCTGCAGGCCATGCTGAGGGGCCAGCTGCAGAGCGTAGGATCTCCCATAGCTATTCGAGACAATGAGCTGACCATCCAACTCCACAAAATGGTCTATTACAAACTGACAAGGAAGCTGGAGTTCGGACCAAGAGTCGTTTCCAACACGCAGATCAAGCAGGAAGGACTCGGTACTGACAAGGAGATGTGAGTTGGGTGATGCAAGTGGGGCTGTTAGAATGCCAGCCAAGTGAAGTTTTGAACATCCAGCACGGGATGGGAGACGTGGAGTCGAGACCTCGTCGCCGGTGAACACATCGATGATGCGACAGTATCCGTTGCAGTAGTAGATGAGCTTACCATAGGAGGATCCAATAAATGTCATCTTCTCCAGGGCATCTTGAGGGATCCAACAGCGAAGGGCGGCGTTTCGGTTGGCTGGATCAACAACCTTACATGGGTATAGCTCACGACAACCACTGGTACAAGGAAGAAGAGGACCTTGTGCACGAATATGGGGCTGGATGAGGAGAGGTGGTAATTTTGTGAGGAATGTGGATTTTGATGGGTACGAGGAGAAGGCAGCACGCCACGAGGGGCATGTGGTGGCGAAGCCAAGAAGGTCTCAGAAGGAGCCCAGCCGATCAACGATGGAGTGAAGCAAGCCATCTGGGAGGTCAGCCCAACCTTGGGGTCCGAAAGAGGCAAGGTGCCAAGGGAGAGAGACGGCAGGCAGTTTGCTGGGCCTCTGCATGATGCGCTGTTGATGGCAAACTCTGCAAGCAATAAAAAGAATTGTAAGCTACTACTAAGCAGATTAAGAAATACAAGGCGGATAGCATGTTAATCGGAACCATGGGTAAGGAGATGATATTCTGCAGGTGAAACATATATGCCTGTGTATCAAAGAAACTTTGCTATGTACTACCAGGAATAAGAAGCATGGATAAATAAACACATGATACTTGTTCAGATGAAATGTATGCCCATCAACCAAGGGAACTTGCTATAGACTAAAAACAAGAGTCTAATCCGGTTACATTTCGGTGGGTCGCGTTCAGATTCAGAATAAGCTAATAGCAAGAAACTTGGTTATGGAAATATGTGtccttcattttcttttcttttattttattttatttgtgaagCACATATGTACATTCAGAACATTTCGATGCTGGTGCCTTTCGGCTAGCAGTATACTACATCTGTACACATCCACAAGTGCTGCTCTAGCCCTCTAGGCGATGACATGATAGGGCATTAAAATGTTGTGGAGGTGCGATTTTCTTTCTTCAATTGCAGGGATCGCTCGGATTTTCTCAAAACGGCCGACAAACCAAAACTGAATCCAAAATCGCAACGCTAGCTGACCTGAAACCTAGATTAGTCCACTCAATCTACTCTAAATCTGGCCCTATGTTAGGTAAAGCACGGTGCATCTTACGCCAGAATCCACTAAAACATCCAACCAAGAACAAGCTAGGGTTTCGGCGCAGGGGCGGGAGGGAGAATGAGCCTCACAGGTAGGGTGGGGAAGGAGACGGCGATGCCGATGCCGATGCGGTCGCCGGCTGTCGTGGACGTCTTCTTCTCCAGCGGTGTCGCCGCCGACTCGCCGGGAACGGATCTGCTCTGCTCTCTCTGGCTGGGCTATTCC
Above is a window of Triticum aestivum cultivar Chinese Spring chromosome 6B, IWGSC CS RefSeq v2.1, whole genome shotgun sequence DNA encoding:
- the LOC123140125 gene encoding uncharacterized protein, whose translation is MTFIGSSYGKLIYYCNGYCRIIDVFTGDEVSTPRLPSRAGCSKLHLAGILTAPLASPNSHLLVSTESFLLDLRVGNDSWSELQLPCQFVIDHFVELDGQLIVSNSYGRSYALQLAPQHGLQEIKTKPVGGKPVVGRLVVCGDILLILSFGEFHRLDMSTEPATRVAVEKLGERALFVGAEAKSSALSCMSPELWGGRSDIVYFARTARPWFLYRLCGRPDRLQDRPTRPTRVEPAGFGSTPVQSSVRPLWLYPSMFYSDGQ